The genomic stretch TCAGAGTAGCATAGCACTGCGGTCAGTTTCTGCATTACTACACATCTAATTCAATTCCATATCAAGTACTGAAGCTTGCAAAAAACATAATTTTTCTGGTAACAAAAATACAAACATCCCCCATAATTAAATAACTATTTACAGATGCCTGCAGTAATATACTCTGTTCTAATACAGCCATGCCCTGCTAACTGGCTGCATACAAGTTATTTTGTTTGTGACAATGACAGGCTCTAAAAATTACCTTCAAATGAATCCACAAAAAATAATGTTCTCACTCCGCAGCCCTAATTACACTTAGGGTGCTTCACCCAAGCACTGCAAGCCCCCTGATTAATAATCCGTTTCCCGTCTTGTGCCAAAACAGTCTCTGGATAAATCTACAATTAAAATCGACTTCTGTGACGACCCCTACAGCCACGCATGCAGAGTGGGGGCTGGATCCTCATTTTCGCTGTAGTGGAAAGATCTATTTCATGTGCTCCTCCTCTTCCACTCAGCTAAGGAGACTTTACTAAAGTAAATTCGAATTGCGCCAGGCTGAGCTACTGATCGACACGCCACTTGATGCCATCAGTCTGTGCTGATTGGCTCACACGGTGCACGGACACATTTACCCGCTGATTGTTCCCTGTCCCTGTTGGCTCGATCACCTGACTAGGACTCCTCAGTCCCCTATTGGCATTTTCCATTTTAAACTCCGCCCACATGTGGACTTGTCATCTCTCATCTTTACAGACACGTCGACACATTCAGCTCCCTTTTCTGAAAGGGTCAGAGGCTTCCCAGATATCGACGTCTTGCTTTCTCCGCACCCCTCTGTATAAATGACCATCCACACAGTGACAAATCACATCCTCAAATATATGCGCCTTCCACAGCTTTACAGATGAATGCACTCATTGATTCCAAACTGCTGCCATAGTTAAAATCTGGTTTCTTACACCTGCCTGGAGTCCTTGtgagcagctgtgtgtgtgtgtatgtgtgtgtgtgtatgaggggTGGAATTAAACAATCTCTGAATGACTCAGAGGGCCCAGCTCCGGACATGTGGGCCTGGAAGACGCCAGCAGTCTGCGAGGGTCCAGCATTTTCTGCCTCATCCTCAGATATAAGTCATACTAACTTTCCAGCTGTGACCAATCCAGGCAGATAAAGCGCAAAGAGGATTTTTGTGCTGGTAATTCCCATGGTATCTAAATATGAACCCGATCTTTGCTAGAATATATCTACAAAGACAGAAATGTCTGTCTTACCACAAAATATCTGTCATATTTCCATTTGATGTTACACACTATTTATTATACTATGTGACATGGTAGCTACAATGAGAATTTTAAAATACCTTCCTTAAAGTAAACAGCTAAAAATGCAGTGTGTATTATATTTCTGAACAATATGCTGATACTGAAACAACTCCGCACCGCGCTCGAGTAACTTAGCAGCTATTGTTCACAAACGAGGCAACATGCCATTGTTGCATATGATGTTAATCTAATCAGCGCGCACCCTTGTTGAAAATGGTGCTAGGAATGTTAAAATTGTCATCGTAaaattgtaaaatatataaacGCGAGCGGGCCGCGTTGCTTTTGGGATAACCCCTGACTCtctttgtgctatttttagaaagaaaaaaaaatgtatgtaaatTTAGGAGACTTCAACTTAAAGCTATCATCTGGTTCTGGGGGGTGGAATGCTTTGGAAACAGAGCCGATGCGGTAGGaaccaataaaataataaatcaaacgCATATGTGTTCAGGATATCAGTGACTGACTTCTGACCTTGACAATCAAAGCCTGACACCACTGAACTGTCGCTTTATATTAATAGCAAAGCACACACCTGCACTGCACACTTACCACATCTCTGCATTGCACACTTACCACATCACTGCACTGCTTCCTTCCTGTAAATCCACAAACAGcatatttttgttttctgcagCATTGGAAATGGGGCCAGCAAGTGTGACTCAATCGCTGAAACAATCGCTTGCGGTTTCAAACTTGGCATTCGGTCTCTCTGCACACTGCAAACATCCAACATCGCCTCTGTTTTAACTAACCGTTTCCTGTGTCCACATTGCCCAACCTTCACCTCTCTCCCTGTTCTCGGCACAAACTCTTGCTATGTGACACAGGCTTATAATGGAGGCAGACCACCTGGACCTGAGGTTGGTCTACGTAGACCGACTTGGCCCGTAAGCGCACATATTCGCTCGCTGCTCGGATCGGAAACATCCCACGGCGTACCGCGCATTTGTAAACGCAGGGTTAAAATTCGGGTGAGAGGTTATGTTTAGGGATAGGAGGGAGGGACAAGCacagctctgaaattaaacatgCCTACTGTTCAGAGATGAAAGCCCTCTGACCGGCCTGGTTGCTGAGAGAACGTCACACGTTGCGGGAAGTAAAAATGCAAACTGAACAGATTTATGGAAAGTCAAATAAACATATATATGCAAGCGTTTTACAAAGTGTTTAACTTATACAGCCTTTCAATACAGGAACAGAAGCTAACAGTTCACATTCGATAGAAACTCAAATAATTCAGGATGGTTCCAATAAAGAAAGAGTACAGGCAAAGAGGATATTAATAAACTAACTTAATGTCAGGCAGGGAGCAAATTTTAATCGAGACTTTAttcaaatgaaatttgatatattaaaatatgcaaACCTCAGGTAGAATTAAATACCTCATAAATGGCTTAAATGATGCAGTTATGGTGTATAAATAGCATAGATGGATTTCTATACTGCTCCCAAGGCTCCGGAAGACTCCGCCACATAAAGCCATATGACTCTGTACGGCCAGCTTTGAGGCACCGACGTGACTCACGGAGCCTTGCATTTGTTAGCTGTCATAGGTCCCGAAACACCCCTGTTAAACAGCTCTGAGCGGTTTAAAGGGAAGATAAGAAGGCACAGTGAAGGACACGCTGCACCTGTGAGCCATGccctaccccctccccccaaaatccccccccccccccccccccccccgccctgcagGGCCGCTGCGCAAAGCAGTGCCCTTCAGTCTTCAGTTCGAAGCTGACGTCCTGCACACAGCGCATTCTTCCGTCACAAACAAGCCGTGACGACACTTCAGGCCGATGCTCTCAAAATATTCCCAACAGCAGTTAAACaagagattggggggggggggggggggcaggtgggaaACCTGCAGCTCATTGGATGATAAGAAACATACAAGAACTGGGATATCGCTCTGGGTACACCAACCCCCCAGCAGAGCAGCAGCCTCCAATGAACTCACCCTAAAGACTGTCCTTGGAACCATGTGATGGGTTCGACCCCCTACCTTCAGCTGCTGCTGAGTATTGCAAGCAAACAGTTACAGGCCCGCGGGGTCAAAGGAGGTAAGTAAGGATTGTACAAGCAGCAAGGAGTATGAGCCTAAGAGCAGCCTCTGATTGGACTGttaagcttaaaaaaaaaaaatcacaaccaGAAAATACACTCACTACCTTGACTTACATGCTTACGCACGTCGGCAACCGCTTACGACACCGTGACACGGCGGAGCTTAATGCACTGAACAAGGGACACCAAtgcaacccatccatccatccatccatccattcatccattttccaaaccgcttatcctactgggtcgcggggggtccggagcctatcccggaagcaatgggcacgaggcagggaacaacccaggatggggggccagcccatcgcagggcacactcacacaccattcactcacacatgcacacatatgggcaatttagtaactccaattagcctcagcatgtttttggactgtgggggggaaaccagagtacccggaggaaaccccacaacgacatggggagaacatgcaaactccacacacatgtaacccaagcggaaactcgaacccgggtcccagaggtgtgaggcaacagtgctaaccactgcaccaccatgccgcccaaccAATACAACCACTTGGTCAAATTAAGCAGGAATCCCTTTGCATGCAATGCAGGAAATTCATCCCTCTTCAACGGTATGTATTGCTCTGTTTTACAGAGAACTAGGCAAAGAGGTTATTCATAACTTTATGACAGGAAAGGACCACATTTTAATCATTATAGAGACTTTTTCAAAATGACATTTGATATATTGAAACATGCAAACTGTCAAAAAGTCCCCTTGCTACATCAGGCACCATAAAACATCGCGATCTGGCTTTGGATAGATGTGTACAGTGTGTACAGTGTGTGCAGTGTGTACAGTGTGTACAGTGTGTACCGTGTGTACCGTGTGTACAGCACAACTGTTCGCAAGAAACCTCTTAGGTGAAATGGAACCTGGTCTTCTCAGGCTTGTTGCTTCTATTTAGTTTCCATCTAGTGTAAAAGACCCATTGCTCAGTGCTCTGTGGCATTCTGTTGGCAAAAAGCAGTATCACCTAAAAAGAGATTTATTGGTAGACTTTGCCCAGACAGTTAAGGCTTGCATCACATAATTTGGACCCCTGGGGGTGATTCGCACCAGTATTTGTAGTAAATATGGAAGATAAATTACCTATTGTCAGTTTTTAAGTAATACACATTAGCAAACAAATgataaaaaagcacaatgttgCGATATCTTAATGTATCTTCGTGAAAAGCCATTCGCTCTAAGTACGGGTCCCGATAGCCGCACGGAGCATACAGTTCTGTGGGGTCACGCACTGGACACTTCAGTTCTCCTTGGAGTGCATAATATATATCTGGACACctgcacaatcacacatactgccGCCCTTTATAGAGATCGGCGCTTCTATCTCTAGGCGCCAGTCACTCACCACACGCTTCACTTCCGAAGCCTTTTCGGATACTTCGGGTCGTCCATGCAGCCATTTACGCTTATCCGGTTCAGGGTCAGGATGGAGCCTGGAgcgtatcccagcatgcacagcggaTGGCGGTCCATTCCGGGACACCTACTCGCAAACACACATTAAGGGCAATTTAGGGCAAGGGGAGAAAACTGGGGTATGTGAAGGAAACCCATATTCGCACAGCAAGAACTTCATGCGCTCCATGGGCAGCAGAGCAAATGATACGGAGCGGAAGCAGGGGATTTGAAACtccaaaatatacatatttatgtGTATGTAAATCACTCGATAAACGGTACGTACCTCTGTGAAATTGCTCACCCACCAATTTACCAGCACcttattgtgtgtgtatatatatatacacacacacacacacacacatatatatatatatatatatatatatatatatatatatatatatatatatatatatatatatatatatatatatatatatccatccattttccaatcctaCTGGttagcggggggtccggagcaatgggcacgaggcagggaacaaccacaTATATAAACTTTTTATGTGTGTACATATATAGTGCCTGTACATATTTTATTCTCCGAATCTATTTTATGCCTTTAATTGTAAGTATACTGTGAATCTGCTGAAttcgcgttccaaactaaatctcattgtacttacaatgtcaataaagcaTCTTTATCTTTAAAACAGATCAATACGGGCGAAGATTGAAATTCTTGGCTACCTTTGTCAAAATGTCACTTTGCTCctcggctggggtggggggggggggggggggggggggggggggggggggggggggggggggggggggggggggggcggaggatGCACGGTTAACCGAGCATAAGTACCCGCGGTTAATTTTGTGCTAGCAGCCCACTAAAACATCCCCCCCAAATCAGCCAGGATATCCATGGCCCTCTGACGCTTCTGTGcacaaaaagtaaaataaaatcacTACTTACTAAAGAAAACGCATTTACGGTGCTTCCTGCTCTTTACACTGCTACTTAAACTCAGACACACTAGTTATAAAACTGCCACGTCAAATGCAGCAGTCCTGAAGCATTCCACAACAAAACATACATCTATTCATCCTCCAAGAGATTAAGATCGCAGTTATCGGAGCTTGCGAGCATTTTTGGGTACAAGCTGCTGAAAGATGTCAGCCGCAGTCAAATTTCATCATTCccgcattattattaatttgtcTTTTGTGTATCTTTCTACTGCGGGTGTTATTAATTGTCCGCTGTTATACGTATCgctttttatttattgtgtAGGCAGAAGGCAGCGCACAAGGGGAAAATTAATTGTACTGTATACGTCAATAAAACTTTTTGACTTTTTCAATAAAACCAAATCAAAATCCCAATTGTCTTTTCAAAAGTGCTACTGAAGAAAAGTTTTGGAATACCAAATATAAATGCACCTGTCTCAAGCACTAATTAAACAAATACTGAAGATCATTCATCGAGTCACTAGAGTACAGAATGATGTTATCAACTTTCATCATCGCGATTTCTTTATGAATCCTCCCCCGCGCCAATCGATTGTACGTACGACTGAGCTGGGGTGATCGATGCAAGGAAAATGGCATCACTGCAACAGATCTATTCTTCATTTGCTTCATCATGTCAGGATCATACGTCATCTGCATCCGGGTCGTGTATATCAAATCAAGGAATGTGCTTCGACATTAACAAATGATCCCCTTACCCTTTGTTGCACGACCCGCCTGCCCCACCTCGTTGCCCACGCAGCGTGTATGTAGCCTACCTTGGAGCGTCCGTATTTTACCTGCATCACTTAGGAAAAAGCTCTCAAATTCTGCTGATGCGGCATCGCCGAGAAATGGACGCTTAATGTATTCAGCACTTTGAATCACACCATTATGATGCTTCGCGTGAGGCATACAGTGCAAATCCTCCCGCAGCCAAGCCAGGCCAGCGGATTCGCTGTTTTAGACCATCTCTGTTCTGCCTACTCCTGGGGGGGGGTTTTTTTCTTCCAAGCACGATCACATATTGCCGGACAGAATATAAGAATAGTTGCAGGTTAGCCCCCATTAAAACTCTCGCCCACGTCAGAGACGGATAACATGCGAATTAATACTCTAGACAAGTTTGCACCAGGCAGGGGAAAGTAATTAAGCCATCGGCGTGTAGAAACTAAGCAAAGTGCAGCAGTGATACCGGAAAACTGGGAGCACGTTAATGAATAGGTATAATTCGGGTTGTATTTAGTGTGAATTCTGTCTAAGGGCAGTGAGGACAAACTTTAAAGCAGTATCTGACACTGGCAGGTTTTCCTCATGTTCAGAAATAAGCGTTttcaaatgcattcattattaattttttttactgctGCCTATTGAGCCGCTTACGTTGTGCTGGAGTAGTTAGCTACAGAAAAAAGAGGGAGGAGATTGCTGAGCTGGCAGGCGTCTTCTTCATCCGACAGcttctttttccttcctgaCGGTGTGACAAGAGCAATAGGAGCCGCTGCGGATAGACGCGATGCAGAAGAAGAGGTGGCGCTCGGTGGCATAGCAAGACATAGGCGGTTAGATCGCCGTAGCTGACAGGCGAGGCAGGAGGGGGGTCTAGCGAGAGGAGCCGCACTCCGGGCTGCGCGAAATTCCGCATCCCCTGCAGCACTGACGATCCAGCCCCACCAGGATGACAGTGGCAGCTGTGGAAAACTTGGACGAGTCCTCGGGTCTGCCCGAACATCCGCAGGAGACGTTCGCCCAGGACCACAATGAGTACGAATGCTGCGAAAGGGTGGTCATCAACATCTCGGGCTTGCGGTTCGAGACTGAGCTCAAGACACTCGTCCAGTTCCCCGAGACTCTGCTGGGGAACCCCAAGAAAAGGATGCGCTACTTCGATCCCCTACGAAACGAGTACTTCTTCGACAGGAACCGCACCTGTTTCGACGCGATCTTGTATTATTACCAGTCGGGCGGCAAGTTGAGGAGACCGGTCCATATTCCGCTGGACATGTTTGCGGACGAGATCAAGTTTTACGAACTTGGCTACGACGCCATGGAGAAATTCCGAGAGGAAGAGGGATACGAAAGGGAGAAAGAGCGCCCCTTGCCCGAAAGGGAATTTCAGCGCCAGCTCTGGCTCCTCTTCGAGCATCCTGAGAGCTCCAGCAGCGCCCGGGGAGTCGCTATAATATCCGTGTCGATCATTCTCATCTCCATCATCATATTCTGTTTAGAGACTTTGCCCGACTTGAAGACTGATCCCGCGGACTACTTCCGAATCGTGGGCAACGTCACTTTGTATTACAAGCCAAATATACTGCTCAACCCATTCTTCATTGTGGAGACACTCTGCATCATTTGGTTCACTTTCGAACTGGTAGTGCGATTTTCCGCCTGCCCCAGCAAGCCGGCTTTCTTCCAGGATATAATGAACGTCATAGATATCGTGTCCATCATTCCCTATTTCATAACCCTGTGTACCGAGTTGTcggaagaccatggagaagtgGAAGAACTGAAGGATGATCAGGGGGGGTCCCTGGCCATCCTCAGAGTGATTCGTCTGGTTAGGGTGTTCCGCATCTTTAAGCTGTCCAGACACTCCAAGGGTCTCCAGATTTTAGGACAGACCCTCAAGGCCAGCATGCGCGAACTGGGCCTGCTCATCTTCTTCCTCTTCATCGGTGTCGTCCTCTTCTCCAGTGCCGTCTACTTCGCAGAGGCGGAGGATAAGGAATCCCACTTCGCCAGCATTCCCGACGGCTTCTGGTGGGCGGTGGTATCCATGACCACTGTGGGTTATGGGGACATGTGCCCAGTGACCGTTGGGGGCAAGGTAGTGGGCTCCCTGTGCGCCATTGCTGGAGTACTAACGATCTCGCTGCCGGTGCCCGTGATCGTCTCCAACTTCAATTACTTCTACCACAAGGAGACCGAAGGGGAAGAAGAAGCGAAGCTCCTCAACATCAGCACCCAGAACATCTCGTCGGACGGCGACTCCAGTCGCCGCGGCTCGTCCGTCCTCAGCAAGTCCGAATACATGGAGATCAACGAGGACATGAACAACAGCTTCGACAACTTCAGGGATATGAACCTGAGAACTGGAAACTGCACCGCGGACAAAAACGTCAATCGGAACAAGATTTTAACCGACGTCTAAAACTTACATACAGCTATATAGAATATTCCAGATCACCCAGCGTAATCAATCTAATATGAACGGGCAGTGCAAGTATTAGGCTAAAAAACGAAAAGTCATTACATTTAAAAGACatgacatttatattaaaatgcgACTAAAATACAGAGATAATATATTTGATCTACACCATATGCAGGACGGAAGTCTGTTGTCAGACATGATGCGATCactaaaatatgaaaataaagcAGTCACAGCATCCTATTGATCCGAGTTGTGGACTTAAAGGAGATGCTTTACTTAAGAGTGAAAAAAGCGCGTCTCTTCTAACTAAGGGAAGGTGCATGACGTAATGAGATCGGGAACGCTAGGCCCACCGAATTAATACTGCAACTTCGCCGGGTGGGAACTTTGCCATATCCGTCGGCAGTTTTAGCTGAACTGTGACAGACAGTTCGGTCAAGTGAACTGTTACTCTCTACGTTGCAGCATTAGAAAGATAGATGTTTCCTCATATAACTAGAAGCTGTTTTTAAACTGAAATGTCGCAAGCTATTATTTAAATGGTTGATGAATTCCTTTAAAAAAGTATTATTTAGAAAAGTGCTGAATGTCAGATCCCGAGTTTTGAATGCCATAGCATGTATAAATACTGAACAATTTGTGGTCTAATCAACTAAGAGCAATGTATCCTGCTATATTTGATGCATGACGTCAGTATTAGACGTTCGTGGTAACTGGGCAAATCGGAGCGACGTAATGGTTTTCCCAGTCGTGAAATAAGCATCTTTCTAAACTCATTTTATATTAACTATGCACCGACGCAGCATAAGAGCTAACGTGGTTGTAGAAGCTTTTTGACAGACATACTCAGTAGAACCATCCGCTTCTAGTCTGAACACCGTCAGCTCCCCGACGTTCACAAACcgtaatataaaaatatacaggCAACGCGTTCATCATATAACTATTTCAGCCTTTAACCCATTCTAAAAGTAGGTATTGCGCAATGGACACTcgtgaaaatattttttaaatccaaATTAATAGTATAGTGCCTTTAAATTCAACACACTAGACCCTTTTAAAAGTTTCCCTTGCTGACTAAATTCAGAGAAAAGCAGACAATCTTTATTAGTAAAATAACATACAAATTACCTATACACAATTCAGATTTAATGTACGTCTTCAAGTTCCACTCAACACTTTGCTCTTGACTGCTGCTCTACGAATGTTCGTCTCTCACGCATGTCTCTGAGAGTCATGGCAGGTTATCTAAACCACGGATCTCTGTTGGACCACTTCGTTCTGAGCCCGAGATACTTGGTCTCTGGATCCATGGTGCCAGTATCTGTGATGATCTATTAAACAAGACCGACAAGAAATTGCCTCACGTACCTGAAGCGGTTCAGATGTGCATCAGTGATGCAAACTAACTTTTGACAATGGATtgcatattattttttttactaggTGCATATGAACTAGGTGTATTTATTTCAATTAATATGGGAGTGGCTTGAAAAtctatgtataaatatataaaaagcacTGAGCCTGTTGCTCTGCATGCGAGCAAATTATTGGCGATGAAACTCTGCTGTGACATTTATTTAGCTTAATTTTCACCTAGCAAGGAGCACGAGCTGTGGTGAAGTGAGCTAATCTATAGTCACGTCTGCGTGCGGGTGCACAGTTTTGAGGATGTGCTTCGGTAGCAGTGAGGAAGACCCGCCACACGCCGAAAGACTGttgtaacaaaaaaacaaaaaaaaaaagaatgaatgaatggatgaaaaaGGACTGCTTTCTATAACTAAACACACGCCTCTCTACAAAAAAATGTATCACTGGAGATCCAGCCACCTGTACCCTGCTTGTCCAGGATAAGGATTGAAAGGGATTTGAAATAATACGTCGAAAGAGATATGAGCGTCAATTTTGGCAGTGATGCGGTAATTATGAGGCTGCGCCTGGGTTTGCCGTGTTATGAAGCCGCTGCGCATCCGGGGAAGATTAAAAAAAGGCATGCAGagagaattaataaaaataagtcATCAATTCAGCTTTAATATTGCTAAAGGAGTGAGAGGAACAATGCTGCTCTGCTTGAAATCGGAGATCCGCGCAGAAATGCGTGGTAATTATATGCACATATATTTCTCTAAGGTTAGGCGTGGTGGTCAAGCAGCTGAACAcctctttttttttactcagcTGTGTACCATGAACCAAAGACAAGTTCTAAATGAAAATGCAGATATCTATTTAACACTGACTACTGTTCCTAAAAGTACCGCACATCTTATTTCAGCCGTTAAGCCGTTTACCGCAATACGAAAACTGTAGTGAGAAGTTCTAAGGCAATGCATCATTATATGta from Brienomyrus brachyistius isolate T26 chromosome 3, BBRACH_0.4, whole genome shotgun sequence encodes the following:
- the LOC125738783 gene encoding potassium voltage-gated channel subfamily A member 1-like, encoding MTVAAVENLDESSGLPEHPQETFAQDHNEYECCERVVINISGLRFETELKTLVQFPETLLGNPKKRMRYFDPLRNEYFFDRNRTCFDAILYYYQSGGKLRRPVHIPLDMFADEIKFYELGYDAMEKFREEEGYEREKERPLPEREFQRQLWLLFEHPESSSSARGVAIISVSIILISIIIFCLETLPDLKTDPADYFRIVGNVTLYYKPNILLNPFFIVETLCIIWFTFELVVRFSACPSKPAFFQDIMNVIDIVSIIPYFITLCTELSEDHGEVEELKDDQGGSLAILRVIRLVRVFRIFKLSRHSKGLQILGQTLKASMRELGLLIFFLFIGVVLFSSAVYFAEAEDKESHFASIPDGFWWAVVSMTTVGYGDMCPVTVGGKVVGSLCAIAGVLTISLPVPVIVSNFNYFYHKETEGEEEAKLLNISTQNISSDGDSSRRGSSVLSKSEYMEINEDMNNSFDNFRDMNLRTGNCTADKNVNRNKILTDV